The following proteins are encoded in a genomic region of Schistocerca serialis cubense isolate TAMUIC-IGC-003099 chromosome 9, iqSchSeri2.2, whole genome shotgun sequence:
- the LOC126418670 gene encoding uncharacterized protein LOC126418670: MLGKKRAAQAAAQWLLLLLLMLGASAARGRKEDRPTDEEVANLRRNMTDNSLLLFPGGDLPPLLCEMTKDSSERLSHPADFYALARVGFIMYCNFLADEADTSRLVRVNEIKLDKVFGWSDDDGHFGNYQPKRDLNSAACTLDSQMPAGFFDFLALRPHQQDTLRCYGNPAGETALLWFRGFPTVLCTMDAELELRGAYAFTLPGIAGEPFRCAFAPYTAVPMAEELASQERLHRSLTERYVPRGATKFPRYNCTEGGGAEGDGAGEGDASGAAASGSPHFRAQSPSGVLYKCTFLL; the protein is encoded by the coding sequence ATGCTGGGAAAGAAGCGAGCGGCACAGGCGGCGGCAcagtggctgctgctgctgttgctgatgcTGGGGGCGTCGGCGGCGCGCGGTAGGAAGGAAGACCGGCCCACCGACGAGGAGGTGGCCAACCTGCGCAGGAACATGACGGACAACAGCCTGCTGCTGTTCCCGGGAGGCGacctgccgccgctgctctgcgagaTGACCAAGGACAGCAGCGAGCGCCTCAGCCACCCGGCCGACTTCTACGCGCTCGCCAGGGTCGGCTTCATCATGTACTGCAACTTCCTGGCCGACGAGGCGGACACCTCGCGCCTGGTGCGCGTCAACGAGATCAAGCTGGACAAGGTGTTCGGCTGGAGCGACGACGACGGCCACTTCGGCAACTACCAGCCGAAGCGCGACCTCAACTCGGCGGCGTGCACGCTCGACTCGCAGATGCCGGCCGGCTTCTTCGACTTTCTGGCGCTGCGGCCGCACCAGCAGGACACGCTGCGCTGCTACGGCAACCCGGCGGGCGAGACGGCGCTGCTGTGGTTCCGCGGCTTCCCCACCGTGCTCTGCACCATGGACGCCGAGCTGGAGCTGCGCGGCGCCTACGCCTTCACGCTGCCCGGCATCGCGGGTGAACCGTTCCGGTGCGCGTTCGCGCCCTACACGGCGGTGCCCATGGCCGAGGAGCTGGCGTCGCAGGAGCGGCTGCACCGCTCGCTGACCGAGCGCTACGTGCCGCGGGGCGCCACCAAGTTCCCGCGCTACAACTGCACCGAGGGCGGCGGCGCCGAAGGCGACGGCGCCGGCGAGGGCGACGCCAGCGGAGCGGCCGCGTCCGGCAGCCCGCACTTCCGGGCGCAGTCTCCCTCGGGAGTCCTCTACAAGTGCACTTTCCTCCTCTAA